From a single Tachypleus tridentatus isolate NWPU-2018 chromosome 6, ASM421037v1, whole genome shotgun sequence genomic region:
- the LOC143254112 gene encoding uncharacterized protein LOC143254112 produces MGSQQLTGFSALGLPMAYPTSASYILTDPGYSNPPQDPGVLHHPVQPTSSVPLHHHQGVAMADNRAGLNYTNHVTDSCYVSSGSTLPSQVLNMLSSSVPASTPSVNPGEYTVHHQPLPLHPGSAAVGSATGVSSEETAASWNASAGLHSRVPAAMNGWGPHTHAATGADAFGHGNSEPAFGGGMLSHSGEHFMSPPFNGMPHYHAGMDLKHSFYYTGQFTTGIRGLTI; encoded by the exons ATGGGAAGTCAGCAACTTACCGGATTCAGTGCCTTGGGTTTACCGATGGCCTACCCAACTAGCGCCTCCTACATTTTAACAGATCCGGGATATTCTAATCCACCGCAAG aTCCAGGTGTGTTGCATCATCCCGTTCAGCCTACGTCCTCAGTACCGCTTCATCACCATCAGGGCGTGGCCATGGCTGACAATCGCGCAGGCTTGAACTACACCAATCACGTAACAGATTCATGCTACGTCTCATCTGGCTCCACCCTTCCATCCCAG GTACTGAATATGTTAAGTTCCAGCGTCCCCGCCAGCACTCCGTCTGTCAACCCTGGAGAGTACACGGTCCATCATCAGCCTCTGCCTCTTCATCCTGGGTCGGCAGCTGTCGGGTCTGCGACCGGAGTCTCCTCCGAGGAGACCGCTGCCAGTTGGAATGCCAGCGCCGGTCTTCACAGCCGGGTGCCGGCAGCCATGAACGGCTGGGGACCTCACACCCACGCGGCCACCGGCGCTGATGCCTTCGGTCACGGGAACTCGGAGCCAGCATTCGGTGGTGGGATGCTCTCCCACAGTGGGGAACACTTCATGTCCCCACCGTTCAACGGAATGCCACACTACCACGCCGGTATGGACCTTAAACACTCTTTCTATTACACCGGTCAGTTTACCACGGGGATCCGAGGCCTAACGATATGA